The Thunnus maccoyii chromosome 9, fThuMac1.1, whole genome shotgun sequence genome includes a region encoding these proteins:
- the ddr2l gene encoding discoidin domain-containing receptor 2 produces the protein MHLFLLLILQATAAFGQIDPAHCRYALGMEDGRIRDADITASSQWYETTGPQYARLNREEGDGAWCPEGQLEPSDSQYLQVNLGKLTFLTVVGTQGRYARNSGNEFARAYHLNYSRDGVLWRSWKNRLGNTVIEGNKNAYASVINDLHPPIITRYVRLIPITILSTTVCMRVELYGCPWDEGLISYSAPEGQLMMPPGSPIANLNDSTYDGAHERRRLFGGLGQLTDGVIGQDNFLRTRQYHVWPGYDYLGWRNDSLGTQGYVEMEFVFDHQRNFTSMKVHSNNMFSSGVKIFSSVSCLFKPHINADWEAEPVAFKTVLDDRNPSARYVTVPLNRRTARSLRCHFYFADVWMMFSEISFQSEDTILLPQETSSTTSEDSTTTPTPKTETSPSTSYPPDDGNTPILIGCLVTIILLLVIIIFLILWCQYVCKVLEKAPRRILDEEVTVRLSSCSDTIILQTPPVPPRSGHSSAGPAHTDPHYERVFLLDPQYQNPAVLRNKLPELSQSAEASACGGGYAEPDITQCTPHQCFHSNAPHYAETDIVRLQGVTGSNMYAVPALTVDSLTRKDISAAEFPRQQLIFREKLGEGQFGEVHLCEAEGLPEFLGEGSPLPDRDGRSVLVAVKQLRADATSQARNDFLKEIKIMSRLNDPNIIRLLCVCVSSDPLCMVTEYMENGDLNMFLSQREIESTLTHANNIPSVSLSDLLHMSVQISSGMKYLASLNFVHRDLATRNCLLDRRLTIKIADFGMSRNLYSSDYYRIQGRAVLPIRWMAWESILLGKFTTASDVWAFGVTLWEIFTLCKEQPYSLLSDEQVIENTGEFFRNQGRQIFLYAPPLCPPSLFELMMRCWRRDIPDRPTFEGLYQALRPHVNQ, from the exons ATGCACCTCTTCCTGCTGCTGATCCTTCAAGCCACAGCAGCCTTCGGACAGATCGACCcag caCACTGTCGCTATGCCTTGGGCATGGAGGATGGACGGATTAGAGACGCTGACATCACGGCATCCAGCCAATGGTACGAGACCACAGGACCACAGTACGCCAG gttgAACCGTGAGGAGGGAGACGGCGCCTGGTGTCCTGAGGGACAGCTGGAGCCTTCAGACAGCCAATACCTGCAG GTGAACCTGGGTAAGCTCACCTTCCTGACAGTGGTCGGGACTCAGGGACGATACGCCAGAAACTCCGGAAACGAGTTTGCCCGAGCTTACCACCTCAACTACAGCAGGGATGGCGTGCTGTGGAGGTCGTGGAAAAACCGGCTGGGAAACACG GTGATAGAGGGCAACAAAAACGCCTATGCCTCAGTCATCAACGATCTTCATCCACCAATCATCACCCGCTACGTCCGTTTGATTCCGATCACCATACTGTCCACCACTGTCTGCATGAGAGTGGAGCTGTACGGCTGTCCCTGGGATG AAGGTCTGATCTCCTACAGCGCTCCAGAGGGTCAGCTCATGATGCCACCTGGTTCTCCCATCGCCAACCTCAACGACTCCACGTATGATGGAGCACATGAGAGGAG GAGGCTGTTTGGCGGGCTGGGACAGCTGACGGACGGTGTGATCGGCCAGGACAACTTCCTGCGGACGCGTCAGTACCACGTGTGGCCAGGCTACGACTACCTGGGCTGGAGAAATGACTCGCTGGGAACTCAGGGATATGTGGAGATGGAGTTTGTATTCGACCATCAGAGGAACTTCACTTCCATGAAG gTTCACAGTAACAACATGTTCTCCAGCGGTGTGAAGATCTTCTCCTCCGTCTCCTGTTTGTTTAAACCCCACATCAATGCTGACTGGGAGGCGGAGCCTGTGGCATTCAAGACGGTGCTGGACGACAGAAACCCGAGTGCCCGGTACGTCACTGTACCGCTGAACCGCCGCACTGCCAGATCCCTCCGCTGCCACTTTTACTTCGCCGACGTCTGGATGATGTTCAGCGAGATCTCCTTTCAGTCAG AGGACACCATACTCCTGCCTCAGGAGACGTCATCTACAACCAGTGAGGACAGCACCACGACACCCACACCAAAGACAG AAACCAGTCCATCAACCAGCTACCCACCAGACGACGGGAACACACCCATTCTGATCGGCTGCCTGGTGACCATCATCCTGCTGTTAGTCATTatcatcttcctcatcctctgGTGCCAGTATGTCTGCAAAGTGCTGGAGAAG gCTCCTCGTCGGATCTTAGACGAGGAGGTGACGGTTCGACTGTCGTCCTGCAGTGACACCATTATCCTCCAGACCCCCCCTGTGCCCCCCCGGTCTGGACACTCCTCTGCAG GCCCTGCTCACACGGACCCTCACTACGAGAGAGTTTTCCTGTTGGACCCACAGTACCAGAACCCGGCGGTGCTGAGAAACAAGCTGCCAGAGCTGTCACAGAGCGCCGAGGCATCAG CGTGTGGAGGAGGCTACGCCGAACCTGACATCACTCAGTGCACGCCACACCAGTGTTTCCATAGCAACGCGCCACACTATGCAGAGACGGATATCGTGCGGCTGCAGGGCGTCACCGGCAGCAACATGTACGCCGTCCCTGCCCTCACTGTGGACTCGCTCACCAGGAAGGACATCTCTGCCGCCGAGTTCCCACGACAACAGCTGATCTTCAGGGAGAAGCTGGGGGAGGGGCAGTTTGGAGAG GTCCACCTGTGTGAGGCTGAGGGACTCCCAGAATTCCTTGGAGAGGGATCGCCCCTCCCCGATAGAGACGGCCGCTCAGTGCTGGTGGCTGTTAAACAGCTGAGAGCCGACGCTACCAGCCAAGCCAG GAACGACTTCCTGAAGGAAATAAAGATCATGTCTCGTCTGAACGACCCCAACATCATCcggctgctgtgtgtgtgtgtatcatccGACCCTCTGTGCATGGTGACCGAGTACATGGAGAATGGAGACCTCAACATGTTTCTGTCACAGCGGGAGATCGAGAGCACGCTGACACATGCCAACAACATACCTTCAGTCAG TCTGTCCGACCTCCTCCACATGTCGGTGCAGATCTCATCGGGGATGAAGTACCTGGCGTCTCTGAACTTCGTGCACCGCGACCTGGCCACCAGGAACTGCCTGCTGGACCGCCGCCTCACCATCAAGATCGCTGACTTTGGAATGAGCAGAAACCTGTACAGCAGTGACTACTACCGCATCCAGGGCCGGGCAGTGCTGCCCATACGATGGATGGCCTGGGAGAGCATCCTGctg GGTAAGTTCACCACAGCCAGCGATGTGTGGGCATTTGGTGTCACCCTGTGGGAGATCTTCACTCTGTGTAAGGAGCAGCCCTACAGCCTGCTGTCAGACGAACAGGTCATAGAGAACACTGGCGAGTTCTTCAGGAACCagggcagacag ATCTTCCTATATGCTCCTCCGCTctgccctccctctctcttcgAGCTGATGATGCGTTGTTGGAGACGCGACATCCCCGACCGACCCACGTTCGAGGGGCTTTACCAAGCTCTGAGGCCCCACGTCAACCAGTGA